Proteins from a genomic interval of Brachionichthys hirsutus isolate HB-005 unplaced genomic scaffold, CSIRO-AGI_Bhir_v1 contig_893, whole genome shotgun sequence:
- the LOC137916923 gene encoding opioid-binding protein/cell adhesion molecule homolog, producing MHPTLCKLSEVEVEVTLASTLWRSTHFNGTHRFVTEGEHVELAAITKEHSGSYECIASNDISNPDVRTVQVTVNYPPFISKVRSTGTPVGQKGILQCEASAVPRANFEWYKEDRRLFTGLNGVKIENQGKQSMLIFFNVSEQDYGNYTCVAMNAMGITNASIILYGPGAMHDVNGAAVLPTCSTCVLLTVIFLQLLKF from the exons ATGCATCCAACCCTCTGCAAGCTGTCGGAGGTTGAGGTTGAGGTGACACTGGCCTCCACGTTGTGGCGTTCGACCCACTTTAACG GCACCCATAGATTTGTGACGGAGGGCGAACACGTGGAACTGGCGGCCATCACCAAAGAGCATTCAGGATCGTATGAATGCATTGCTTCCAACGACATCTCCAACCCTGATGTCAGGACGGTGCAAGTCACCGTCAACT ATCCTCCTTTCATTTCTAAAGTGAGGAGTACTGGCACCCCAGTTGGACAAAAAGGAATCCTGCAATGCGAAGCCTCTGCTGTTCCCAGGGCAAATTTTGAGTGGTACAAAGAAGACCGCAG gCTCTTCACTGGACTAAATGGAGTTAAGATTGAGAATCAAGGTAAACAATCGATGCTCATATTCTTCAACGTCTCCGAGCAAGACTATGGGAATTACACTTGCGTCGCCATGAATGCCATGGGAATTACAAACGCCAGCATAATCCTTTATG GTCCTGGTGCAATGCACGACGTGAACGGGGCAGCTGTGTTGCCCACTTGCTCCACATGCGTCCTGCTGACTGTCATCTTTCTCCAATTGCTGAAGTTCTGA